The following proteins are encoded in a genomic region of Fervidobacterium pennivorans DSM 9078:
- a CDS encoding SLC13 family permease, protein MIATIITIHLFFATVYLVIKEPEVVVKNKKVVLDYARVSLGVLGLLLASGIASLTTIKSAIMPQMNIVPWQILIIFFGSAYICGSLDASGVLKLIAYKFASVSKNGKRLFINLVLLAGILTVFTSNDIVTLTLTPIIVYISQYTNINPMPYLIAVFFASNTWSMFFYIGNPTNVVVAQAYSLNFMEYAKLMFFPTIVAILTSFFGFYFKYRNILPGKLNIAFIRENSRVELQSFIKDTKYTFLSTGFFVLFFITIAIGDLIGLQLWKSILLFSGIYLLLNTAFSDVLSERDEIVVEIGGFEYNLTFLFDTVKRVPWKMLPLVLTFFVFVHIFTRFGITRYVGSLFNFQNELIATIITTFTTAFAANVMINQPMTIFFAQAFYKKPINYAMSLIVGSNIGGNITLIGALAGVMWSRILKFYGIEMNNKIFVRETFFVALLVLFTTSIAIYMVYML, encoded by the coding sequence TTTGGGCGTGCTTGGATTGTTGCTGGCTTCAGGGATAGCGTCTCTTACAACGATAAAATCTGCTATAATGCCTCAAATGAATATAGTTCCCTGGCAGATACTTATCATTTTCTTTGGCTCTGCTTACATATGTGGTTCCCTTGATGCCTCAGGTGTGCTTAAGCTCATCGCTTATAAATTTGCGAGCGTTTCAAAGAATGGAAAAAGGTTGTTCATAAATCTTGTTCTTCTTGCAGGTATCCTTACCGTATTCACGTCAAATGACATCGTAACCTTGACACTGACACCTATCATAGTTTATATAAGCCAGTATACAAATATAAACCCTATGCCTTATTTGATAGCTGTTTTCTTTGCTTCGAATACTTGGAGTATGTTTTTTTACATAGGAAACCCAACTAATGTTGTGGTTGCACAAGCCTATTCGCTTAACTTTATGGAATATGCAAAGCTGATGTTCTTTCCAACAATTGTGGCTATACTCACTTCATTTTTCGGTTTTTATTTCAAGTATAGAAACATTTTACCAGGAAAGCTGAATATTGCATTCATTCGCGAAAATAGTAGGGTAGAACTTCAAAGTTTCATTAAAGACACGAAATACACTTTTCTATCGACTGGCTTTTTTGTATTATTCTTTATCACCATAGCCATTGGAGATTTGATAGGTCTGCAACTTTGGAAATCAATTTTGCTATTTTCTGGTATATATCTTCTGCTGAATACTGCTTTTTCAGATGTGCTTTCTGAAAGAGATGAAATCGTTGTTGAAATTGGAGGATTCGAGTATAATCTCACATTTTTGTTTGACACGGTGAAAAGAGTTCCATGGAAGATGTTGCCACTGGTGCTGACTTTCTTTGTGTTTGTTCATATTTTTACCCGGTTTGGCATAACAAGGTACGTTGGTTCACTCTTTAACTTTCAAAACGAGTTAATTGCAACGATTATCACAACCTTTACTACGGCTTTTGCTGCAAACGTTATGATAAACCAACCTATGACAATATTCTTTGCTCAAGCGTTTTATAAAAAGCCGATAAACTACGCAATGAGCTTAATTGTAGGTTCGAACATCGGTGGAAACATAACATTGATAGGTGCTTTAGCAGGTGTTATGTGGTCCAGAATACTAAAATTTTATGGAATAGAAATGAACAACAAAATATTTGTCAGGGAAACATTTTTTGTCGCCCTGTTAGTTTTATTTACCACTAGCATAGCGATTTATATGGTGTATATGCTATAA
- a CDS encoding queuosine precursor transporter, whose amino-acid sequence MFNFFVLFLEYILSAMIILLALRFMKKEGAYVALATLIIASNLGVAKLFKLFGIEMTAANMSMGMAFVIYSILTEVYGKEEGKKAVWTGFFAQLAFVLLGLVYTSYLPSQNDFAQSYLSQVFAVTPRIAFASWTAFILSGYTAVWIHHTLKGRTKLWLRNNVATKIGQIVDNLIFVTIAFLGIVDFKTYLQIFITTSIVEFALDYADTWVVYLGVGFLKDEGHDGNFKIAEARD is encoded by the coding sequence ATGTTTAACTTTTTTGTGTTATTCTTAGAATACATACTTTCGGCCATGATAATTTTGTTGGCACTGAGGTTTATGAAAAAAGAAGGTGCTTACGTAGCACTTGCTACTCTTATTATTGCATCCAACCTCGGTGTTGCAAAACTCTTCAAATTGTTTGGAATTGAAATGACGGCGGCAAACATGAGTATGGGTATGGCGTTTGTTATTTATTCTATTTTGACAGAAGTATATGGCAAAGAAGAAGGAAAAAAAGCTGTTTGGACCGGTTTCTTTGCACAACTTGCTTTTGTTTTGCTTGGTTTGGTTTACACAAGTTATCTTCCTTCGCAAAATGATTTTGCTCAGAGTTACTTATCACAAGTTTTTGCGGTAACTCCTAGGATAGCATTTGCAAGCTGGACAGCATTCATACTTTCTGGTTATACAGCGGTATGGATACATCACACGCTTAAAGGAAGAACGAAGTTGTGGCTGAGAAACAACGTTGCAACAAAAATAGGACAGATTGTTGATAACCTGATATTTGTAACTATTGCATTCCTAGGTATTGTGGACTTTAAGACATATCTCCAGATATTTATCACAACAAGTATCGTTGAATTCGCATTAGATTATGCAGATACATGGGTTGTATACCTCGGAGTTGGTTTTCTGAAGGATGAGGGGCACGATGGAAATTTTAAAATAGCAGAAGCTAGGGATTAA